Proteins from a genomic interval of Nerophis lumbriciformis linkage group LG01, RoL_Nlum_v2.1, whole genome shotgun sequence:
- the znf217 gene encoding zinc finger protein 217, which translates to MPTHSPLSLVESPDGPVQDSWASNSANVPGPGSSMTPHANYLPKAHEPPSCMFCDQTFTHQDEVGPHVLTQHPTTFSEPAVLRIEAEFRIPGQRARAKPGSLAPDKKEVHSCVVCGQVWQDAGELENHLRKHKDYFTYCCNVCGRRFREPWFLKNHMKMHGKTGAKGKALQDQENPVTVNDVVQEAVSEPVVTAYKMCMVCGFFFPDHDSLVEHSKIHNRESETDKDEESGGGAMGFVSQHRFLQGLNLKPCPPGESLREAERTSKWIPQLDPYNTFQAWQLATKGKVAVGPVTTKDLSQEASTDNEDCSSDKEQMNAAWPDAQGDKAAREVPGRELRSQHHAATGSPAPRLLQPRSLMQKRKDTERPTTCEECRRTFKTYHQLVLHSRVHKREAGGDSPNSSTEGTLSKVDHVEDGAEDGAEEAVVAEHFGAGEDGFYRAKVRSKHCSYCGKSFRSRYYLTVHLRTHTGEKPYKCGYCDYAAAQRTSLKYHLVRRHKDKPYMEIPSKLAAPSASPPGDATLAVKRSQLWFPELLPDGAPRESLKSEVEKAAPQTDEEPEKAIANPAIKCPVAVDVKAEEEDVKDEDCEAPLNLSLKVSLSVPARKASSPSACPLCAYKTIYPEVLTMHKRLTHKEKADVSRKVLFSKHKRLTGCPPALQGKDVSPLALIDRRHPRRTKSPPPQPARPKGPASINAPPAPKQAYDAPWRQNVESHPGKYHIERPPTLDMVAAAERSFPGRSDGAIWQSDAARLFLSSQFGSFPKIRESPGRKLRPAQPARDAGERPGLRGGDGAIRLPLQGRGVKVTSPAEVLGPIGSASVASIGGRLESDWNMMNLLRSCTPNNLASLYHAVPGNPNHGVLTNPRAGGRSVLFHHMTTTPPNLQRREPAGSAPNPQHGTSDHTA; encoded by the exons ATGCCCACTCACTCCCCGCTGTCGCTTGTGGAGAGCCCGGACGGACCGGTCCAAGACAGTTGGGCCAGCAACAGCGCCAACGTCCCGGGGCCCGGCTCCAGCATGACACCCCACGCCAACTACCTCCCAAAGGCCCACGAGCCGCCGTCTTGTATGTTCTGCGACCAGACCTTCACCCACCAGGACGAGGTGGGTCCCCACGTGCTGACGCAGCATCCCACCACCTTCTCCGAGCCGGCCGTGCTCCGGATCGAAGCGGAATTTAGGATCCCGGGCCAGAGGGCGCGGGCCAAGCCGGGAAGCTTGGCGCCGGACAAAAAGGAGGTGCACAGCTGCGTGGTGTGCGGCCAGGTGTGGCAGGACGCCGGCGAGCTGGAGAACCACCTGAGGAAGCACAAGGACTACTTCACGTACTGCTGCAACGTGTGCGGGCGGCGCTTCCGGGAGCCCTGGTTCCTCAAGAACCACATGAAGATGCACGGGAAGACCGGAGCCAAAGGCAAGGCCCTGCAGGATCAGGAGAACCCCGTCACGGTCAACGACGTGGTCCAAGAGGCTGTGTCGGAGCCCGTGGTCACCGCCTACAAAATGTGCATGGTGTGTGGTTTTTTCTTCCCAGACCACGACAGCCTCGTAGAACATAGCAAAATCCACAATCGGGAGTCGGAGACGGACAAAGACGAAGAGTCAGGAGGCGGAGCTATGGGATTTGTCAGCCAACACAGATTTCTTCAGGGTCTTAATCTCAAGCCGTGTCCCCCAGGAGAGTCTTTGCGAGAAGCCGAAAGAACGTCCAAGTGGATCCCGCAGCTGGACCCCTACAACACCTTCCAGGCCTGGCAGCTGGCCACGAAGGGCAAGGTGGCGGTCGGCCCCGTCACCACCAAAGACCTGAGCCAGGAGGCCAGCACGGACAACGAGGACTGCAGCTCGGACAAGGAGCAGATGAACGCCGCCTGGCCCGACGCCCAGGGGGACAAAGCCGCCAGGGAGGTTCCCGGCCGGGAGCTCAGGTCTCAGCATCACGCCGCCACGGGAAGCCCGGCACCGCGGCTGCTGCAGCCGAGGTCCCTGATGCAAAAGCGCAAAGACACGGAGAGGCCCACCACTTGCGAGGAATGTCGACGGACCTTCAAGACCTACCACCAGCTGGTGCTGCACTCCAGAGTGCACAAGAGGGAGGCGGGGGGCGACAGCCCCAACTCGTCCACGGAGGGGACTCTGTCCAAGGTGGACCACGTGGAGGACGGCGCAGAGGACGGCGCCGAGGAGGCTGTTGTGGCCGAACACTTTGGTGCAG gTGAGGACGGCTTCTACCGAGCCAAAGTGCGCTCGAAACACTGCAGCTACTGTGGCAAGTCCTTCCGGTCAAGGTATTACCTCACGGTGCACCTGAGGACTCACACAG GTGAGAAACCCTACAAGTGCGGCTACTGTGACTACGCCGCCGCCCAGAGGACGTCACTGAAGTACCACCTGGTGCGTCGGCACAAGGACAAACCCTACATGGAGATCCCCAGCAAACTGGCGGCGCCCTCTGCGTCACCCCCGGGCGACGCGACACTGGCGGTGAAGAGATCCCAACTGTGGTTTCCCGAGTTGTTGCCTGACGGAGCGCCAAGGGAAAGCCTCAAAAGCGAGGTGGAGAAAGCGGCCCCGCAGACGGACGAGGAGCCTGAGAAGGCGATCGCTAATCCGGCCATAAAGTGTCCCGTCGCTGTTGATGTGAAGGCGGAAGAGGAGGACGTTAAAGACGAGGACTGCGAGGCGCCGTTAAATCTGTCCTTGAAAGTGTCTCTTTCCGTCCCTGCCAGGAAAGCTTCCAGTCCGTCTGCGTGTCCGTTGTGCGCGTATAAAACCATCTACCCGGAGGTCCTGACTATGCACAAGAGGCTGACTCACAAAGAGAAGGCGGATGTTTCCAGAAAGGTGCTTTTCAGCAAACACAAACGCCTCACAGGGTGCCCGCCTGCCCTCCAAGGTAAAGACGTCTCCCCGCTCGCCCTGATCGACCGGCGCCACCCTCGCCGAACCAAGTCCCCGCCCCCTCAACCCGCACGACCCAAAGGACCCGCATCGATCAACGCACCTCCCGCTCCCAAGCAAGCCTACGACGCACCCTGGAGGCAGAACGTGGAGTCGCACCCGGGCAAGTACCACATAGAGCGCCCGCCCACCTTGGACATGGTGGCGGCCGCCGAGAGGAGTTTCCCCGGGAGGAGCGACGGCGCCATTTGGCAGTCTGACGCCGCCCGCCTCTTCCTGTCCAGCCAGTTCGGGAGCTTCCCGAAGATCAGGGAGTCCCCCGGCAGGAAGTTGAGGCCCGCTCAGCCTGCGAGGGACGCTGGCGAGCGTCCCGGCCTAAGGGGGGGCGACGGCGCCATCAGGCTGCCTCTTCAAGGGCGGGGCGTCAAAGTCACCTCACCCGCAGAAGTCTTGGGTCCAATCGGGAGTGCGTCCGTCGCCAGCATCGGAGGCCGTTTGGAGTCTGACTGGAACATGATGAACCTCCTGCGCTCCTGCACCCCCAACAACCTGGCGTCGCTCTATCACGCCGTCCCGGGCAACCCCAACCATGGCGTGCTGACCAACCCCAGAGCAG GGGGCAGGAGTGTTCTCTTCCATCACATGACCACCACTCCACCTAACCTGCAGAGAAGAGAGCCTGCAGGCTCCGCCCCCAACCCACAACACGGTACCTCCGACCACACAGCCTAG